TATGTCTGGTGCAGTTGTAGGAGGATTCGGTGGAGGATTTGCCCTTATCGTCGTATTGTTCATCTTATTAATTATTATCGGTTGTAGTTGTTTTGGTGGCGGATTTGGAGGAAGAGTATACTAAGTATCCTTTTTTCTTTGATTAGTCCCTGTTCTTACAGGGGCTATTTTTCATTTGAGGTTATAAAGAGATATACGTCCTTAATATCCTCCCTGTTGGCTAACCATTGACAGACCAGCTCTAACAGAGGAAAGTCATTCATAGTACGTATGTATAACTCATACACTTGATCTGTGTGCAAACTATTTGACAGCCAGTTTGAGGATTGTATCAATACTATATACTAAAACGTTCATTAGCTCCACCTCGATATATTAGTTTCTAAAGTAACACAAATTCCTTCTTGGACAAAATAAAAAAGCCCCATCCTAAGATAAAGTGCCCCCTTTGTAAAGGACATTTAAAAAAAGCCTAGGCAAGAGCCCTTAGAAGATGATCTCTGTATTGAACAGGGGTCATCTTTTTTCGATTCCATTGATATCTATAGTGGTTATGGTAGGTCATATATTGCTTAATTTCTTTTTTTATCTCATCTAGAGTTGAACATTCTTTAATAGTGGTTTCATCCTTAAG
The sequence above is a segment of the Bacillus horti genome. Coding sequences within it:
- a CDS encoding YjcZ family sporulation protein, whose protein sequence is MSGAVVGGFGGGFALIVVLFILLIIIGCSCFGGGFGGRVY
- a CDS encoding IS3 family transposase; the encoded protein is LKDETTIKECSTLDEIKKEIKQYMTYHNHYRYQWNRKKMTPVQYRDHLLRALA